The Nomia melanderi isolate GNS246 chromosome 4, iyNomMela1, whole genome shotgun sequence genome segment GCTACTTATTTGTACTTTCCATACATCTTTGAGTATTTATATGAGTGTACAGTAATgaggaatcattaataattaataaactataatttattttgctATAAAACAAATCTATGATATGCCAGATACTGAAATTATTGcaataattaaaacttaataTATAAAAGTGAATAAAGACTATAAATTGATGACCGTGttgtattttttatgtattacatcaacatatttaataattaaaagtttataAGGCATTTAAGAAGATTCATAGAtgtatatttcttaaaaaaattttgtttacgttaaaacattattttgtgttagaagattaaaaaaagaattttatgaaaGAAGTTTTGATTCCaacatttttatgcaaataaagaATGTCTAAAAGCATACACGAAATCTGATTGAATTTACAGTATTAACACtgagattaattatttttatgacgGACGCAACAATTATGTTATAATGTTTACAATTGTTTGATCATGTTTTTATAAAAGTACAGGCTGAAATGTGCTGTGCTTgccttattttatattctactaTTACATTCTTATTAATGGAAGTCAAAAATTTACATTGTTGCACAAAACTGTGTAGAATGTAATAAACATTGCTTGTATATTGCACTTTGTTGTAGCaaagaagtaaaataattttcaccaAATTATCTTTGGAtttatattaagtattatttttcacCTAACATAATGggattatttgtaaaaaaagaaGTGATACGCAAAAGTCATTACGCATTGGAAACTCTATTGCAGCTTACAATTTAATAGCTCATGTAAGTTTATGTTTAACATGTGttcaaaatgaaactaaatattctagtgaataaaattatattaatagatcTATATGTTCTGTATGTTGTAAAATAAGGTGTACAttattactaaaatatatattagaaaattattttttggtgTTTCTTATTCTACTGTTtgataatatttactaaattcgAAATGTACTTTTAGATAACAATACAGTATATTTTGATAGCacataaattatcattttatgtaaCTTATTCACCAAAGCAATATTATTCCACACAGTATTGTACATGCAATGtattacttttatgtatatACCCTTAAATTATGCAGTATACCCAGAATTACAAAGTATAGGTATTTACTACATATAATCGATGAAAGTGTAGAGGATGTcctaaacattttaaataacagAACTTACTGTTTGCATCACCTAGAATtgacaattaatattaaccacataaaaatatttacctacCATCAACTAAtttaaacctagtattaaattttctatgtaACGGAGAGGCTCAGAAGATTGAGAATTAACATAGTTAAAAATATCTGTGACATTGGTATTATAACAATACTAAAGGTTAGATGAACTACTTTAAGAGATTCATTTTCCTTTAATCGAGTACAATTATTAAAGTTGAATTGAAAGAACTTTGTATTAGTTCAATGAATTCTCATgttacaattgtatttaaaattcaagaaacatcACTTTTATTGCGTTGATTCgagataaattaaatttcctgaattatttttaatctttctttATCATAAAAGTTGACAAAACAGTTCTTTTAAAACATTACTTGTTGCAAATTTAAAAAGgatatcttaaaattaaattgttattgtattattcgTCTTTTTATGAACTTGGAATGGTCTTATTTGTAACATGCCATaattaaactgtaaaataaaataattaaatgtctTCTTAGTAGATATATTTGCAGAAATCATTAAACCTTATTACTAAAGAatgtactttttttttattaaatcttcTTTATTGTTAAaccattttttattgaataagtaaatacaaatactttatgtaatgataaatttataaGGGCAatcagttgaatatttatatttgaaaacgaattttgaatgatttttgaagttaatagaaataaactaaatgaaactaatattatgcaattattaaaataaaatgtttatttaaataatggttCTATCTAAGTACTGCATTTATTGTCATACGATCATTTCTTTCTCTAAACAGTTCTATTTGTCATCAATTATAATACACAAATATAGATgtactaaaatattaattacgacatgtaataacataattttaatatatcacTAGTTGACTAGAGTAAATTGATCTGTTCTAAAGCAGtaataaggaatatttattgatattaacaATCTTTTTATGTATAGAGAAATGAAATGGTAAAATATgttgttatagaaattaaattgaatgctTGTAAAGATTTCATAGACTGTTTTCATTTATAATCTTATGTATTTTCATCTATCACAAGTGTTGTATTAAGTATTAATACTGTTGTATTTGACTAAGCAATAAAAAGTTGAACTTGATATTTCTGCACACATGAATGCATTTAACATGCGTGActtgaatttattaaacactGATATGATATTTCTTCATTCTTTAACGATgctttaaaaatgtttacgtGTATGCAATACAcatttataagtttataatatatttgtaaattttacatgTCAAAATTAactatgtaattaaatataaacaactAAACTTTTATGAGAATTCATCGAACTGTGTTAAGAATGCATTCAGTACAGCATAGGACACTTCTAACTCTATtgctatatttattttgtaaaaaagaaaCCACATTATCCTTAATATAAGAAAGAATTAAATCTTTGTTGCTTCTTATAGTGTACTttgtattgaaatttatatgaattcaCATTAGCAAAAGTGGTGTTATTACACTAAAAGACAGTAGTTCTCAAGACATTGCAACAAGTCAACAAAGCATTAGCTTATGTAAGAAAACTGTTATAATTTACATAAGACAAGTGTTATTCATAAATTAAGAGATTtatgttttctttatattttttctataatgtaATTGTGGATGTGTATATTAAAAAGATTGAGCTGATAACATGAATAATgctaaaattaaaactaaattaattagTATGAAAAACATTTACATCGAGAACTACTGTGTGTAGAATAAAGTACACGTATGATGTCTAAGccaaaatgttatattaatcattaatcttCTCGAGCTTCTATTTGATGAAGTTATTTTGAATACTATGGCACAGACTCTGTGTGCCAAAATGCACGAAAACGCATATTGtcgtataatattttcatacttgTACAAACAAGATGATAGAGATTAAGTGCTTGCTTCGttaacatttgaaataaattgttttaatttgattCAGTACgaatactatttaaataatttgtattatttatctaatcatttcaaaatgaaacataattgtatatttatatgttaaaatattcaaattacggttaattttataagcattCTTACTTTGttgataaattgtaataaaaagttaCATATGGAAATCCTTAAAAGAAACTGTGATCAAATGCTGTTCATTGTATCTCAATACAACCTGCTTTTACATATCAATGCTATTAGTTTCATCCATCAAAAATAGcaaagaacattttttaaataaaatatttaaaatattatttttacaaacaaaaaatgaagtgGGATAAAATGTAAAGATAATGTTACTTCCTTGCCGTAAAAAACATACAGGTATTGTCaggattaaaaaatgtttgaattctAAACATAAGAATTTCATATTACGTGGAAAACAAATACAATGCAACAATTTTTTTCCTATTACATTAATGAATCTATTaagatgaaaaaaaaatatacgaatTTCGAACTATTCACGGTTGAGCTCTTGAAAAAACGTTGTTACATGAAGCATGAACATTTAATATCATACATCTTATTGATGTTAAAATAGatacatttattgtaaaaagaatgaaaatttcgaTTCTTTAAAAACTACAAAGTATAATGTGCAGTTTCAATTTAGGCCCCAAATTACGAGTAACCGTGGTAGTATATTTTGTGTATTCATTGTTCATTTGATTGAGTAATAATGCGATTTGTGGATAATATATGAATACATATACAAATAGACACTGCCATTTCTATTCTCATTAATTAAAACTAGAATGTAATTATCTACTTTATACAACATTTACTACACACATGACTTTGATAAACTAATTACATACTACTTGTATAATTCAGTTGTCGTTTTTACCAAATATGAATAGAACACAAGtctatttcatttcgattatattcattatctataatgAAGATTATGCAACATGTAgtcatttcatttgaaagatgtttaaaagtattattgtaaataaagaatttacttcattgttttatactttatgaaatatttcatatacgtGTTCTATTctcattgaaataaaaataaaacttaataaggTAGTTAAGTATAATTAAGATATTATAGAACTCGTAGTACTATGAGAAAGATaggataaaatttttaaatgaatagtGAACTGTTATGGTGCTTAccatattatatattcaatattagcgtggtaaaatatttattgcaatattggtctcgttatttaaataattcgacaaaaaatctaacaaatttacttacaaaatttttagaaaaagatattaaattatttttaatacatatcTAAACAGCAGAacttatacattaatattttagacGCTTTCATACAATTgactgtaattaaaatataataataaatacaatttttgtaagtaataaatgaaagtaatatCTATCCTTATCTTCATACCTTTTTAAAATGAAACCATagcgaaaataatgaaaaatgtcaATATAATCTTGATTAACATaacagtaaattaaatattaattagaatttaaagAATGACAGAAAACATCAATTGTATGTACTTAAAAAACAAGTATAAGAAAGCTAATAATCGTGCAGCGCAACTGAATTAACAAGTAGTACATTGGTATGGTATATATTAATAACTGGAACAAAATCTAATAAGTGAATGTTAACTGATTTTCACGATGCTATGATTGATGAACATCATTACATTATCATACTTACAAATACACTCACTACAATATCatctatttctttatataacattatcattatcaatatACGTGGCCAATAAGAACAGATTTGTACTTGCATTGAAATTGTTAAGTCAACTCCAATCACTTCGCACAGCCCAGTATAGCGTgtatgttttcattattttttgtttttgttttgtttaaaaatacaatttcttgtTGGATGGCAgcattcttataaaaaaattggCTTGGAGAATGTTGTAATGACATTTAGGAAGAGATTAGGGGGTCTTCTAGTAGATACTAACTTGttaataaatatgtgaaattgtTCCAATTGTTAATGTCAATATCACAGAGGCTTGATCGGAATATCTTTTTGTAGGAAAATAGGTATCTACATATTACGATGGTGATAAAGGTTACGATACTCTTAATATGGGAAAGGTAAGTCTTAAAAATGCAATACACTATACATGGGCTAAACGCATTACAACACGACTCCCTTCACCTGGTCATTAGAATTGTTCATCAATATCTGATAATTTGTTGAATGTGCGGTAGTATGgagtatttgtaatatttgccATTAGAATAGTCGTTGACTGCGAGTGATATTGCTAGAGCCAGAAGTAAGAGAAAAATGTGATGgagatttttttcttattattgtttatttcctTATTGTTACTTGGGCCTAGTACGCAGCGGCTGCTACCTTCGTGAGATCAATCCATTGCTTGTTCCTACTGTTGGTGTCATTTCTAGTTCCACCAACAGTGGAAAATGATCTGAAACAgaaatatgaaacataattataattgatagtgttgcttaatattctatttaacaaGAATTTGTGGATATACCAGATGGAACATGAGGGTGTGGACATCCAACTACTTTATGTTCTCTAAACCAATCTGCACTTAATGGACCTAAAAGTCCCAATGGTACCATACTTTGTTTTGAGTAGAAAATGTAGTCTATTATTCCTTTGAAATCGAAtctgtaaaattaaatgttatgtaatataaaattatatgtataagtATACTTTTGATTTAGGAATATAAAACTTACGTATAATTAGTATAGGGCATGATGTCTTCACTATAGGCAGATGCAAGTTTAAAAGAGTGGGTGAATTCATTAGGTTTATCGCAACCAGAGATCTTTTGTAAGCATGATTTATAAGCTAAGTCTTTAAAGTCACGGTGGTCGGCCGCTACTCGTCCGGATGTAAGAAACTCGATTACTCCTGTATtgtaataaacatgaatattttttaaatttaatttaaaaatatcgatcTTACGAATAGATACGCTTGTTCTCACTACGTTAAGATACCCCATACACGATCAACACTATTCAATAcattcttaatattatatttacattgtttatattatattctgagCACATTTCTGAACTataaatttaagtaaataataatatgttgaaaagttattttttaaatatgtctGATTAAATTTAAGGTGCCAAAGTATATAAAGTAccttgaaacaaaaattattgtaaaaataactGTGTAACATTTTACCAGAATCAGGTAAGGAATTGAAGTCACCACAAAGTAATAGTTGAACATTGGAAGAGTCAGGCTTGTGACCAAGTCTGAAAGACTGGCCAGCTTGGTCCAAAATGGAACGTAATTCATTACTGAGCATCAttgtttgaattaatttaacatCACAAAATTCTGGATCCCAGTGAATGTGTGCTGTACACACTAAAATTGGTTGCTGAACTTGTGCTGGATCAGATGGCAGACCTGAAAACATGGAGTGtgttatataaaagaaaatattattctacattttttataaaatcttaAGTAAAACAAATTTAGCAATTTTAAGATTTCTTAAgatgtttatatttgaaaaatgacaaTGCATATCTTTCGAAGTTCAGttttagaaattgaattctCTTTATCCGAGGAAAAATTGTCTTTTACATGTAAAACTCTCCAAGTTCATtctttatcaataataaaattgataaaaacaaAGACAAACCAGGTATATGCGAGTGCTGAACAAACTCTAGAATTTTAAGATTTtcttattctatataaaatgtattattaattaatatcccATAACTTTTAATCCTGATATTATTATACACCTGTTTTGTTTTCAATTCTAaaatctatttttttattagtataatgATAGTTAATTACCAGCAATATGTTTGATCACATCATTAATATGGTAATATaggataaattaaaaaagaaaacacatgtaaagtttaataatataatttatttataagctatagaaaatagttaaattaataattcacatAATTATATTTAGGTACAAtatataagatattaataatgcacaaagaaatattaaagaagactttaacaaataaaaaatttctctgttaaataaaagtaagaatTTTCCATATAAGATATAAACTTTTAAAAGgtgatttatttatatgtaaagaatgttttatggtaatatattttttacagaaattatataaatttattgaatattattagaatattactgTTGTTGTGAAAGCTCCGTAAATAAGAATACAAGGATAAGCAATTAAAGGACGTTGATTTTCTTCTCCACATATGGTAGTAAGTAATCTAGATGAGGAAAGAGTTGCCCAAACAACAGCCAATATGGCAAGACTTAATCCTATAGACCCTTTCAATGTAGTGAATATACTAAAACTAGCAAGTACTACTATAGGTAGTAAACAATATCCCAAAACAGATGCTATAGAAGATAATGTGATATTGCTTCTATGGCTCATTAGCGACAAAAGAATGTACATGAATATACAAAATGTCACGGCTAAGCCATAAACATAACTGAAATTAGCTTTTGAATCTGACAATGATAAACACGCAGCAAATACTATGCAGAATGCGACTGGGCCAGCCAAATCGGAATCCTGAAGTAGATAGTTTGCATCATCAAGTTCTCCTCTTTTGTGAAATGGATTTAATACAGCCAATGTTCTTTGTAATATTCGTTTAGGGTCTATACCCAGTTCTTCCAAGAGTGGaggttcttcttcttcgtctacAAATCCATTTGATCCTAAATTTTCATATGAACTATTATAAAACATGTcttcaaatatacatatataacttTTAGAATGATTTAATTGATCACCTTTTGTAAAGTCATCATGATTATACATATCACTACCGTATGTATTTGGAGTGGGGTTTAAAAAACTTTTTTGGTTATAAGAGGAATAACTCTCAGATTGTTGGTCACTATATGTCTGAAACTCGAATTGTTGGTTAGGTTGACCAAAATCAGAAGGATCGAAATTATACTGTCCTTGGACTGGTTGGCCCAAATAATTTTCTAAGCCAGTATAACCAGACATTTTGACAACTGTTttacaatttaactgcttgcaATATGTGTTGAGATTTTTGAATGGAGTTTAGAAATTCTTCACCATATAGAGGAATTCACGCCACCTAACGTAAGAAATTGGATTCAAAAAATAAACAGCTTCCATCTGTTGATAAAATTTGGACCTATtggcttttcaatttttctactataaaatataattaaaatttaagaatttaGTCTAACAGTGAATTCGATTAAGTAAAGAATATTAGAcacaattaaaatgttttgtttacaGTGCACACAACAAATGAGTGGATGTAAACTTGTTTCAGTAAAAGGAATTTCGTTTGCAAGATAAAAAGTACTATTgttatatacattttaaatatttattttaataagtatttaaaGCATAGAGATATTGATAATTCATCAGATAGTCAGATATTAAAAAgttctaatataaataaaatatagcaaCACCGTTCTCCACTTTTTCAGCGGTCGGTAATTTCTGAAGAACCAGTTTTTCTGATAGCTGTGCTGATAAAGAAGAGGTTTTTCTTAACCATCACAGTTTAGTTTGAATGTACGCGTTTGAATAAATGGGGATAGAGTTTACCTTTTAAATGTAACGTCTAATATTCAGCATCAACTTACAAAAACATTAAAGACACTTTCAACATTTTACATTCTGATGAGAAATATACATACTCTATGCGACCCCATATTTCTTACACGtcgtatataatttaataaataaactatagatgaatttgttttataaaaaaaaaaataatagactTTAATGCAATGAAATTTGTCTCTAAGTTTCTTCAAACAATAGCAATAAACTTTTTTGACTTTTTAACTTAATAgattataaatgattaattacaGGTCACATGTAATACATGTGACGGTGAAAATGTTAAATTCAGGATCCTAACGAGGTACAGGCAAATTTGAAAAAgataagagaaaaaaaaagaagaagggaaaAGGATTAACGATGGTAAATCTTTGCTATAATGTATTCACGAAGTTACACCTTGAGATGCAAATTAATACGTCcttgagaaaaaagaaaattcaataacaCATGGGGAACGTTTGTAAGATTGGTACGCGCGATAGGATTGGCAGTCCGGCATGAATTATATGGTCACTCTTGTTTATCTGTTCCAAACTCGTACCACTCCATCTCCTTCAGATGTTTCGAATATACGCTCTTCGATGAGCACTACTGGCAATTAATTAGTCAGTCTCTTCGATTCCCACCAAGTCAGATCATTTATTTTCCGGACTAGTTTTATAATTTAGGCGTGTTTCTATCATTTCACCTTTAATATAGCTCGCTCGAGAAACAGAGCAATCCTTTCACGATGTTTTAATTATCAGTATTAGTAGCTCCAATCATAGTTGAAATCTCGAATACAACTTCACAGAGTTCCCTCTATATTTCATGGGAAATTAATGATCGAGTCTAGGTAACGTTCTAACGATGCGTAatactttatacttttaaaACGAAACGCTTTTGATAGAATTAGAACTTTCGTGTCGAGAGCATGAATCAAATTTTCGCTAAACATGGTATATCTCTGAACTTTGTGCTTTGTTGACCCCTTTAGCGTTCTACTTTTATTCGCAGCATTTAATCATATTCCTCGAAATGATTCCCTTGGTAGACAGCACTTTCATCTCACCTTTAACCACTCTTATTAGCTCGATGATCTTTTAAACATTTCCAATTACATGAAAatgatgttttttaaataattttggagTTTCATTAATGAATAAAGTTGCGAGGCTTTTCACTGTAGTTCCTTGTGAAGCAACAAACTCGTTTACATCTATTACACTTCGCATAATGGCCACAATAACTAATCAAGTGAATACTCTGTGACGTAAAGGTTCTCAGCAGAATGGTAAATTGCTTTTATCGTCGCACAGTAGGGTATTTGCCAGATCTGAGcggccaaaattaaagacaAGTCTATATTgactttttataagaaaatataatgtaatataataatagacaATAAAATGCGTCGTGCAGAGGGTGATCATAATCATTGAAGAAATAATATAGAGAAATTTGTATGAATACAGTTCCATTGCCGTTTGGATACTTCATACGTAGCAGATGTTTTGAAGCATGACTCTGCACGACAAAATAGAATCGAAAATCAACGGAGACGAAATTAATAATAGCGCGTAAGCAAGTCTCCGTCTTTGTCCTTCGCACTGTGCGTTACAGTCGTGTTCGTACTGACCTACCTCACGCGTGCCATTATTGGTGAAACAGAGAGATTTTTTCCCGTTAATGACTTGGAAACGAAGTTAACACCGCAATTTCATCATTCGtgattttcgttttaattaactTGCACAATCTCTCAAGATATCTACTACATACATTTGAACATCGTGTAGGTACGTGTCCGTATGTAATattgattgatttttattttgttaaaaatatattatcgatGAATTGATTTTACAAAGAATGTTTGTGTTCCTAAAACTTTAGAAAGTGagctataatttcttttattagatttatgagAAATAACTGGTAGATAAATAATCGCTTGAACATATCAAGCTTGCCTTTATCTTCGCTGTAATCACAAAATCCGTAAAATTTCTTTAGATATTTTCATAGTTTCGCATAAATTAAACCttgttgaaatttaaatgatttcaaaagTTTAAAACTTTTCATCGACGCGTGTACGCGAACGACGACCGGTCATTTATACGTTACAAGTCTAATGCttattaggtcatcccataagCAATCATTTCTTaccaatttttttaatagaaaatgacaGAACATTTTCGAGAATGGCATTAAGAAATTACTCGAAAAATGGGAAAAGGTCATACGCAACGACGGTTAGCACGTCGACGATTTAAAGAAAACGTAAGTACTAATCTTTCACACTAGAAATTAGCATGAAAAAGACGACATTGCTTATAGAATGacctaatattattataacatcaGAAGATTCTGTTACATACCGTTGTCCCAAGCAGCTTCCTTCGTTCTAAGCAGAGCGGCAAGTCCAATGTTGTCTTTGGGCATCACTCTATTCAACATATTGTCCGAGCCCTCCGCGTTCGCCATTGCCAATTGATTAAATTCGACTAAATGCTCCTTTATCAAGGTAAATCTATTGAAACAGAAAACCAGAAGCGGAGCGTGAGGATTGTTTACGGCGAACGTTAATCTCGGGCATGCAAAACATTCCATCGGCGAGAGGGAAAAAGAAGTTCCCCCGTTCGATTCGACGATGCGAAAGAAGCGTTGCTACTCGGGGCGAGTCAGACGATTTTCGTGATGCAACTCGTAAGGAGGCGTATTACACGCGCCATGTGGAATATAAACTTCCTCTACGATATGTGTTGCACGTATAGTTAGGAAATATATTCTTTACCGAATACCTATTACCCGCCATCATCCCTCTTACGTCTTTAAACCCGTAAACAAGATTGAATCAACGTCACCGGTAAATACGTAGTTGCTTAACAGATGATGGGCGGGAATTGCGTAAATACTTTCACGAGAATGTCAACTGTGCACGatggaaataaatttattatcgaGGAATTAGCAGTGTCTTAAACTTGGACCGATCACTGAAGGTGAAACGGTCACGACTATTCGACAGCAAGTATTAGGTAACAAGAATATTGTATAAGACATTTTTCGAAACACGATATTAGCAGAGTAGTATACAGAGAATACAGTTATAAaaagtagttttattaagtttatccCTCTGCAGACGAGAAATTTTGAACTTTCGGGAACTCTTTCCATAAAGAATCGAATCATgtatcgaaatcttaaatattagaGAAAAACCACGTTACTAATGTCTAattatttgagtaattaaattgttcGTTTGCACCTTTTACTTTTAGATATGAAAGCTCGAAGTCGTTATCATAGCGATATTCGACTGCAAAGGTATAAATGCGTTGGAATACAGGAACAGGtgagtgaaatattgaaactgatACGACGATAGACGAAAGACGACGATCGAAGTCTCGGAATAATCGTCGAGCACCGGTATTCAAATGTTTCACACTTACTTGGCTGTTCGGTAAAAGATAGCACAACCATCGACGTATTTCCGGTCA includes the following:
- the Yip1d1 gene encoding yip1 domain-containing 1 — translated: MSGYTGLENYLGQPVQGQYNFDPSDFGQPNQQFEFQTYSDQQSESYSSYNQKSFLNPTPNTYGSDMYNHDDFTKGSNGFVDEEEEPPLLEELGIDPKRILQRTLAVLNPFHKRGELDDANYLLQDSDLAGPVAFCIVFAACLSLSDSKANFSYVYGLAVTFCIFMYILLSLMSHRSNITLSSIASVLGYCLLPIVVLASFSIFTTLKGSIGLSLAILAVVWATLSSSRLLTTICGEENQRPLIAYPCILIYGAFTTTVIF
- the twin gene encoding CCR4-NOT transcription complex subunit 6-like twin isoform X2; the encoded protein is MSRNHKDKYENSNPRRTHTFMSTEDANSGKKSYWPELEITGSIRNLSPNLWQLTHLTALYLNDNSLQRIPSEIGRLVNLRALDLSSNKLRSLPAELGDLIYLRELLLNQNYLRVLPYELGKLFQLRVLGLQGNPLSKEVMALYGEPSGTHKLLSYMLDNLQGIFTVMCYNVLCDKYATRQVYGYCPSWALDWEYRKKGILDEIRHYAADIISLQEVETDQFYNFFLPELKHDGYDGIFSPKSRAKTMAENDRKYVDGCAIFYRTAKFTLIKEHLVEFNQLAMANAEGSDNMLNRVMPKDNIGLAALLRTKEAAWDNGLPSDPAQVQQPILVCTAHIHWDPEFCDVKLIQTMMLSNELRSILDQAGQSFRLGHKPDSSNVQLLLCGDFNSLPDSGVIEFLTSGRVAADHRDFKDLAYKSCLQKISGCDKPNEFTHSFKLASAYSEDIMPYTNYTFDFKGIIDYIFYSKQSMVPLGLLGPLSADWFREHKVVGCPHPHVPSDHFPLLVELEMTPTVGTSNGLISRR
- the twin gene encoding CCR4-NOT transcription complex subunit 6-like twin isoform X3 → MCYNVLCDKYATRQVYGYCPSWALDWEYRKKGILDEIRHYAADIISLQEVETDQFYNFFLPELKHDGYDGIFSPKSRAKTMAENDRKYVDGCAIFYRTAKFTLIKEHLVEFNQLAMANAEGSDNMLNRVMPKDNIGLAALLRTKEAAWDNGLPSDPAQVQQPILVCTAHIHWDPEFCDVKLIQTMMLSNELRSILDQAGQSFRLGHKPDSSNVQLLLCGDFNSLPDSGVIEFLTSGRVAADHRDFKDLAYKSCLQKISGCDKPNEFTHSFKLASAYSEDIMPYTNYTFDFKGIIDYIFYSKQSMVPLGLLGPLSADWFREHKVVGCPHPHVPSDHFPLLVELEMTPTVGTSNGLISRR
- the twin gene encoding CCR4-NOT transcription complex subunit 6-like twin isoform X1; the encoded protein is MSRNHKDKYENSNPRRTHTFMSTEDANSGKKSYWPELEITGSIRNLSPNLWQLTHLTALYLNDNSLQRIPSEIGRLVNLRALDLSSNKLRSLPAELGDLIYLRELLLNQNYLRVLPYELGKLFQLRVLGLQGNPLSKEVMALYGEPSGTHKLLSYMLDNLQVTANHPPQRPWIPLTRPNRTRPTCIFTVMCYNVLCDKYATRQVYGYCPSWALDWEYRKKGILDEIRHYAADIISLQEVETDQFYNFFLPELKHDGYDGIFSPKSRAKTMAENDRKYVDGCAIFYRTAKFTLIKEHLVEFNQLAMANAEGSDNMLNRVMPKDNIGLAALLRTKEAAWDNGLPSDPAQVQQPILVCTAHIHWDPEFCDVKLIQTMMLSNELRSILDQAGQSFRLGHKPDSSNVQLLLCGDFNSLPDSGVIEFLTSGRVAADHRDFKDLAYKSCLQKISGCDKPNEFTHSFKLASAYSEDIMPYTNYTFDFKGIIDYIFYSKQSMVPLGLLGPLSADWFREHKVVGCPHPHVPSDHFPLLVELEMTPTVGTSNGLISRR